In Microbacterium sp. ABRD28, the genomic stretch GGCGAGCAGGCGCTGCGTCGTGCGGGTGTCCTCCGCCGCGATGACGGGAGCGTCCGCCAGCGCGCGGCGGAGGCGGTCCGACGCATCGCCGAGGTTGCCGATCGGTGTGGCCGCGAGGATCAGCATGCCGTCAGCTTAGGCGGCAGCGCCTTTAGGCTGGTCGACGTGACCGCCCCCGCACCCACGTTGATCCGGCCGTCGGCGTGGGACCGGTGGCAGCAACGGATCTCCGGCGACGAACGGCTCGCCCGCCGCTGGACGGTCCTCGCCGCGGTCGCCGTGACTCTCCTCGCCGCCGTGCTGCGGTTCTGGAACCTCGGCCACCCGCAGGCGCTGGTCTTCGACGAGACGTACTACGTCAAAGACGCCTGGACGCAGTGGGTGCTGGGATACGCCGCGGAGTGGCCCGAAGGCGACGACACCAACGATCGGTTCGTCGCCGGCGAGACGGGGATCTTCCTGTCCGAGCAGCCCGCCTTCGTCGTGCATCCACCGCTCGGCAAGCTCCTCATCGGCGCCGGGATGGCGCTCTTCGGCGCCGACTCGTCGTTCGGATGGCGCGTGGCCACAGCGCTGGCCGGCACCGCCCTGGTCCTCGTGCTGTTTCTCCTGGCCCGCACCCTCACCGGCTCCACCGTCTTCGCCACCGTCGCGGGGCTGCTGCTGGCCGTCGACGGCCTGGCGATCGTGATGAGCCGGGTGGCGCTCCTCGACATCTTCGTGGCGCTGTTCGTTCTGCTGGCCTTCTGGTTCCTCGCCCTCGATCGACGGCGCCTCCCCGATCGGCTCGCCGCGGCGCTCGCCGCGCGACCGCCGGAGGGCGACGGCGGGTATCGATTCGGACCCGTGCTGTGGGATCGTCCGTGGCTCGTGGCCGCCGGGGTCGCGGCCGGTGCGGCCAGCGGGGTGAAGTGGTCGGGGCTCTACGCCCTCGCGGGAATCGGCATCTACGCCGTCGTCACCGACCTCGTGCAGCGCCGGCGCGCGGGCATCCGGCTCTGGGCCGTCGACGGTGTTCTGCGTCAGGGGCCGGTGTCCTTCCTGCTGCTCGTCCCGGTGGCCGCGCTGATCTACGTCTCGTCGTGGTGGGGGTGGCTCGCGACGACGGGAGGCTACGGCCGCGACAGGGCGTCGACGGCGCTCGAGAGCCTGTGGAACTACCACCGGGACATCTACACGTTCCACGTCGGCCTCGACACCGATCACGCCTACGAGAGCCCCGCGTGGCAGTGGCCGCTGCTGCTGCGCCCGACCTCGATGTACTACGACCAGACCGACGCGGGCGTGCAGAACATCTACTCGATGCCCAACCCGCTCATCTGGTGGGCGGGGGTCGCGGCGGTGGTCTACCTCGCGTACCGGTTCTTCCGTGATCGCGACTGGCGTCACGCGCTCGTCCTCACCGGCGTCGCGGTGACGTACCTGCCGTGGCTGCTGTATCCCGAGCGCACGGTGTTCCAGTTCTACACCGTGGCGATCCTGCCCTTCACGGTGCTGGCCCTCACCTTCGCCCTCCGCGACATCACCCGCTCCCCCGACCCGCAGCGCCGTCTTCCCGGCCGGGTGGCGGTGCTCGCCTTCCTCGGGATCGCCCTGCTGGTGTCGGCGTTCTGGTACCCGATCCTCACCGCCACGACCGTGCCCTACGACTTCTGGCGCGCGCACAACTGGCTCCCCGGCTGGGTCTGAGAAGACCTCCCCGGCCCGACGCGTCAGACCGCGTCGGGCGGCGTGGCGGATGCCGCGGCGGCCGCAGCCCTGGGGAGCGCCGTGAGGATCTTCTCCAGCGCCTCGTCGTCGTGCGCGGCCGTGAGGAACCACGCCTCGAACACGCTCGGCGGGAGGGAGACCCCCGCCTCGAGCATCGCGTGGAAGAAGGCGCGGTAGCGCCACCCCTCCTGTGCCCTGGCATCGTCGTAATCCCGCACCGGCCGGTCGCGGAAGGCGATCGAGAACAGGCTCCCGGCGTGGGTGATGACGTGGGCGACACCCGCGGCGTCCAAGGCCTCCCCGGCGGCGCGGGAGACCACGCCGGCAGCCCGATCGACGTGGGCGTACACCGCGTCGTCGGCGAGCCGGAGGGTCGCCAGCCCCGCGGCCACCGCGAGCGGGTTCCCACTGAGCGTGCCTGCCTGGTAGACGGGCCCGAGGGGGGCGAGCAGTTCCATTAGGTCTCTGCGGCCACCGATCCCCGCCAGTGGCATCCCGCCGCCGATGACCTTGCCGAAGGTGACGAGGTCGGGGGTCCACGAGGCCCCGGCGCGGTGCTCGAGCCCCCACCAGCCGGCGGGGTCGACCCGGAAGCCGGTGAGCACTTCATCGGAGATCAGCAGCGCGCCGTGGGCGTGGGCGGTATCGGCGAGGAAAGCGTTGAAGCCGTCCTCGGGGAGCAGAATCCCGGCGTTGGCGCCGGCAGCCTCCGTGATGACAGCGGCGATGCGGTCGCCGTGGAGCGCGAACGCCTCCTCGATCGCCGCCCGATCGTTGTACGGCAGCACCAGGGTGAGCGCGGCGATGTCGGCCGGGACTCCCGCCGAACCGGGGAGGCCGAGGGTCGCCACCCCCGACCCCGACTCGGCGAGGAGGCCGTCGGAGTGACCGTGGTAGTGACCGGCGAACTTCACGATGAGGTCGCGCTGGGTGGCGCCGCGGGCGATGCGGATCGCGGTCATGGTCGCCTCGGTACCCGTGGACACCAGGCGCAGGCGCTCGATCTCGGACGCGCCCCCGACCCGAAGGCGGCCGATCACCGCCTCGGCCAGAAGGGTCTCGCCGGGGGTCGAGGCGCCGAAGGACAGCCCGCGGTCGGCCGCCTCCTGCACGGCGGCCACCACACCGGGATGAGCGTGCCCGAGGAGAGCAGGACCCCACGACGCGACGAGGTCGACGTACTCGCGTCCCGAGACGTCGCGGACGTACGCGCCGCGAGCGCCCACGATCGACAGCGGCGTGCCGCCCACGGAACCGAAGGCACGCACGGGGGAGTTCACACCGCCGGGAATGACCGCACGGGCCCGGGCGGCGGCCTCGACGTTGTCGGTCGGAATGAGGGTCGTGCTCATCGTGCCCACCTTTCTGCGGCCTCCACAGCCCAATACGTCAGCACCGCGTCGGCGCCCGCGCGGACGATGCTCTGCAGCGATTCGTCGATGGCGCGATCCCGGTCGATCCACCCGTGAGCGGCGGCGGCCTCGATCATCGCGTATTCGCCGCTGACCTGGTACGCCCAGACGGGAACCGGGGAGGATGCCGCGGCATCGGCCAGCACGTCGAGGTACGACATCGCGGGCTTGACCATCACGATGTCCGCGCCTTCGGCGACATCCATGGCCACCTCGAGGGCCCCCTCGCGCCGGTTGCCCGGGTCGAGCTGGTAGGTGCGCCGGTCGCCCTGGAGGGAGGACTGGACGGCCTCACGGAACGGCCCGTAGAACGCCGAGGCGTACTTCGCCGCGTAGGCCAGGAGCGCGACGTCTGCGTACCCCGCCTCGTCGAGAGCCGAACGGATGACCGCGACCTGGCCGTCCATCATCCCGGACAGACCGAGGAGCTCCGACCCCGCGGCAGCCTGGGCGAGGGCCATGTCGCGGTATCGCTCGAGGGTGGCGTCGTTGTCGACGCGGCCCTGCGCGTCGAGAACCCCGCAGTGACCGTGGTCGGTGAATTCGTCGAGGCACAGGTCGGTCTGCACGACGAGGTCGGAGCCGACCTCTTCAGCGGCGATGCGCGTCGCGACGTTGAGGATCCCGTCGGGATCGGTCGCGCCGGAACCCTCGGCGTCTTTGTGCTCGGGCACACCGAAGAGCATGACGCCGCCGATGCCCGCGGCCGCGGCGCGCTGCAGCTCCTCGCGGAACGAGTCGAGGGAGTGCTGCTGCACGCCCGGCATCGATCCGATCGGGAGAGGCGCGTCGGCGTTCTCGCGGACGAACATCGGCAGCACGAGCTGCGCGGGGTGCAGACGGGTCTCAGCGACCAGCCGTCGCCAGGCGGCGCTCTGCCGCAGCCGGCGGGGGCGGGTGGTCGGGAAGGGCGGAGGGGTGGGGGTCATGCGTGATCCTCTCGGGCCCCGGGGCCGACCGGCGCGAGGTCGGCGGCCCCCTGGGCCAGGAGCTCGTCGGCGACTCTGACGGCCAGCTCTGCGGCGACGTCGGGGTCGTCGGCGTCGGCGGCGTGGGCGCTGGTGAGCTGTGCCGTGCCGTCGGGGCGGTAGATCCGCGCGGTGAGGAACATCAGTCCGTCGTCGAAGAAGGCGTGGGCCCCGATCGGGGCGGCGCAGCCTGCTTCCAGACGAGCGAGCACGCCGCGTTCGGCGTCGACGGCCATCCGCGTCGGACGATGATCCAGCCGCGACACCCGGTTCTCCTCCCCCGCACGGGTCTCGACCGCAAGCGCTCCCTGGGCAGGAGCGGTGGGCCATCGTTCGAGCGGCAGGAACTCCGTCGCGGCATCGGATCGGTCGATCCGGCTGAGCCCCGCCGCGGCGAGGAGGATCGCGTCCAGACGCCGCTCCGGGTCATCCGCTCCCACGCGAGAGAGCCGGGTGTCGATGTTGCCGCGGATGTCGACCAGGTCGAGGTCGGGGCGCCGGGCGGCCAGTTGTGCGCGCCGACGGGGTGAGCCGGTGCCCACACGCGCGCCCTCGGGCAGAGTGTCGAGGGTGAGGCCGTCGCGCGCGCACAGCGCGTCGCGCGCGTCGGCCCGCGTCGGGACGGCGCCGATCGCGAGCCCCTCCTCCGGGGCGGTGGGGAGGTCTTTGTACGAGTGCACGACGACGTCGACCTCGCCCGCCCGCAGGGCCGCGCGCAGCGCGGTGGCGAACACCCCGGCACCGCCGAGCGACGCCAGCGGCGCGCTGGATCGGTCGCCATCGGAGACGATCGGCACGAGCTGCGCACCGAGGGCGGCGGCGACGGTGCCGGCCTGCGCCATCGCCAGCGCGCTGGCGCGGGTTCCCAGGCGCAGGGTCATCGCACCACGTCGGCGATCTCGGCGGGCTGGATCAGACGCCCGGTGAAGAACGGCACCTCTTCGCGCACGTGACGCCGTGCTTCGGTGGCGCGCAAGTAGCGCATGAGGTCGACCAGGTCGATGACGTCGTCGGCCTCGAGAGCCAGCAACCATTCGTAGTCGCCGAGGGCGAAGCTCGCGACGGTGTTGCTCTGCACCTGCGGATAGTCGCGGCCCATCCGGCCGTGCTCGCCGAGCATCGCCCCGCGCTCGGCGGCGGGGAGGAGGTACCACTCGTAGCTGCGCACGAACGGGTAGACCGTCAGCCACTGCTTGGGCGCGAGGCCCCGAGCGAAGGCGGGGCTGTGGTCGCGGCTGAACTCCGCATCGCGATGCACACCGAGGGCGTTCCAGGTCGGGGCGAGCGCCGCGAGCTCGCGCGTGCGCCGAAGGTCGCGCAGCACCGCCTGCAGGTGCTCGGCGGTGTGGCCGACGAGCCAGAGCAGGATGTCGGCGTCGGCCCGCAGCCCCGACACGTCGTAGACGCCGCGGAGAGCGTCACCGGCGGTGGCTGCCGCGTCGACGATGGAGGGCAGACCCTCCGGCACCGGCGTTCCGGGCTCGCGCCGCAGCACCGCCCAGAGGGCGTAGTGCCGGTCGTTCGGGGTCTCAGACGAAGCGGAGGGAGCGGTATCGGTCACCCCTCCATCCTCCCCCGTTCGCCGGACGGCTGGCCACTGGCCCTCTCGACGGTGAGAGATGTGGCCAGCGCCTCGGCGTGACGGACGACGGCGGCAAGCCCCGTGCCCGCCCTC encodes the following:
- a CDS encoding glutamate-1-semialdehyde 2,1-aminomutase — encoded protein: MSTTLIPTDNVEAAARARAVIPGGVNSPVRAFGSVGGTPLSIVGARGAYVRDVSGREYVDLVASWGPALLGHAHPGVVAAVQEAADRGLSFGASTPGETLLAEAVIGRLRVGGASEIERLRLVSTGTEATMTAIRIARGATQRDLIVKFAGHYHGHSDGLLAESGSGVATLGLPGSAGVPADIAALTLVLPYNDRAAIEEAFALHGDRIAAVITEAAGANAGILLPEDGFNAFLADTAHAHGALLISDEVLTGFRVDPAGWWGLEHRAGASWTPDLVTFGKVIGGGMPLAGIGGRRDLMELLAPLGPVYQAGTLSGNPLAVAAGLATLRLADDAVYAHVDRAAGVVSRAAGEALDAAGVAHVITHAGSLFSIAFRDRPVRDYDDARAQEGWRYRAFFHAMLEAGVSLPPSVFEAWFLTAAHDDEALEKILTALPRAAAAAASATPPDAV
- the hemB gene encoding porphobilinogen synthase — protein: MTPTPPPFPTTRPRRLRQSAAWRRLVAETRLHPAQLVLPMFVRENADAPLPIGSMPGVQQHSLDSFREELQRAAAAGIGGVMLFGVPEHKDAEGSGATDPDGILNVATRIAAEEVGSDLVVQTDLCLDEFTDHGHCGVLDAQGRVDNDATLERYRDMALAQAAAGSELLGLSGMMDGQVAVIRSALDEAGYADVALLAYAAKYASAFYGPFREAVQSSLQGDRRTYQLDPGNRREGALEVAMDVAEGADIVMVKPAMSYLDVLADAAASSPVPVWAYQVSGEYAMIEAAAAHGWIDRDRAIDESLQSIVRAGADAVLTYWAVEAAERWAR
- a CDS encoding phospholipid carrier-dependent glycosyltransferase gives rise to the protein MTAPAPTLIRPSAWDRWQQRISGDERLARRWTVLAAVAVTLLAAVLRFWNLGHPQALVFDETYYVKDAWTQWVLGYAAEWPEGDDTNDRFVAGETGIFLSEQPAFVVHPPLGKLLIGAGMALFGADSSFGWRVATALAGTALVLVLFLLARTLTGSTVFATVAGLLLAVDGLAIVMSRVALLDIFVALFVLLAFWFLALDRRRLPDRLAAALAARPPEGDGGYRFGPVLWDRPWLVAAGVAAGAASGVKWSGLYALAGIGIYAVVTDLVQRRRAGIRLWAVDGVLRQGPVSFLLLVPVAALIYVSSWWGWLATTGGYGRDRASTALESLWNYHRDIYTFHVGLDTDHAYESPAWQWPLLLRPTSMYYDQTDAGVQNIYSMPNPLIWWAGVAAVVYLAYRFFRDRDWRHALVLTGVAVTYLPWLLYPERTVFQFYTVAILPFTVLALTFALRDITRSPDPQRRLPGRVAVLAFLGIALLVSAFWYPILTATTVPYDFWRAHNWLPGWV
- the hemQ gene encoding hydrogen peroxide-dependent heme synthase; translated protein: MTDTAPSASSETPNDRHYALWAVLRREPGTPVPEGLPSIVDAAATAGDALRGVYDVSGLRADADILLWLVGHTAEHLQAVLRDLRRTRELAALAPTWNALGVHRDAEFSRDHSPAFARGLAPKQWLTVYPFVRSYEWYLLPAAERGAMLGEHGRMGRDYPQVQSNTVASFALGDYEWLLALEADDVIDLVDLMRYLRATEARRHVREEVPFFTGRLIQPAEIADVVR
- the hemC gene encoding hydroxymethylbilane synthase; this translates as MTLRLGTRASALAMAQAGTVAAALGAQLVPIVSDGDRSSAPLASLGGAGVFATALRAALRAGEVDVVVHSYKDLPTAPEEGLAIGAVPTRADARDALCARDGLTLDTLPEGARVGTGSPRRRAQLAARRPDLDLVDIRGNIDTRLSRVGADDPERRLDAILLAAAGLSRIDRSDAATEFLPLERWPTAPAQGALAVETRAGEENRVSRLDHRPTRMAVDAERGVLARLEAGCAAPIGAHAFFDDGLMFLTARIYRPDGTAQLTSAHAADADDPDVAAELAVRVADELLAQGAADLAPVGPGAREDHA